The following are encoded in a window of Rubellicoccus peritrichatus genomic DNA:
- a CDS encoding sulfatase family protein, which translates to MSFGFKPYLLLLLGALCHASTVANQPNILLLFSDDAGYADFGFQGSPTHQTPHLDSIANTGVRFTRAYVSGPVCSPSRAGLLSGKYQQFFGHGNNLPNPHPMGLPLDIKLMPEYLQELGYGTYMIGKWHLGIPEPYQPQNRGFDRFFGILEGARSYHKIKNPSLGKALVENGQRFQEEAGLYVTDLFGDKAIEFLNDHFDQDPNKPFFMYLSFTAPHSPMDAKEEDIHALDHVEFESEERKINAAMTLAMDREVGRILELLKARGELDNTMVIFLNDNGGAGRSNHSSNLPLRGHKSSMFEGGVRVPMLVSWPSGGIPKGVDFDGVTSSFDLLPTFIRMAGGSLSPDWELEGRDLMPYLRGDRVGDPHATLAWRFNGYKGRKALLHRGWKYINWEGSESLFHIESDPCEKKNLAKQNPNKVDTMRTMLLAWEANAMQPLWWWNKDYERKYALPPEELSSLPIHLTDNVN; encoded by the coding sequence ATGAGTTTCGGATTCAAACCATATCTTTTGCTACTATTGGGAGCGCTATGCCATGCAAGCACCGTTGCCAATCAGCCCAATATACTTTTACTTTTTTCAGACGATGCTGGATATGCAGATTTTGGTTTTCAAGGCAGCCCAACACATCAAACACCGCACTTAGATTCTATTGCAAACACCGGGGTACGCTTTACCCGAGCCTATGTATCTGGCCCGGTCTGCAGCCCATCAAGAGCAGGTTTGCTATCTGGAAAGTACCAACAATTCTTTGGGCATGGTAACAATCTACCCAACCCACATCCGATGGGACTACCACTGGACATTAAACTCATGCCCGAATACCTTCAAGAGCTAGGTTATGGAACATATATGATAGGAAAATGGCACCTTGGCATACCTGAGCCATATCAACCGCAAAACCGCGGCTTCGACCGTTTTTTTGGAATTCTAGAAGGCGCACGCAGTTACCACAAAATTAAGAACCCTTCACTTGGCAAAGCTTTGGTTGAGAATGGTCAACGGTTCCAGGAGGAAGCAGGCCTTTATGTAACGGATTTATTTGGTGATAAAGCCATTGAATTCCTAAACGACCACTTCGATCAGGATCCGAATAAACCATTCTTCATGTATTTGTCTTTTACTGCTCCACACAGCCCAATGGACGCCAAGGAGGAAGACATACATGCGCTCGATCATGTAGAATTTGAAAGTGAAGAGCGTAAAATCAACGCTGCCATGACCTTGGCCATGGATCGTGAAGTAGGACGCATACTGGAGCTTTTGAAAGCCAGAGGCGAGCTGGACAATACAATGGTCATTTTCTTAAACGATAACGGCGGCGCAGGCAGATCAAACCACTCCAGCAACCTTCCACTACGCGGGCATAAAAGTTCAATGTTTGAAGGTGGCGTACGAGTTCCCATGCTAGTTAGCTGGCCATCAGGAGGTATACCCAAAGGAGTAGATTTTGATGGAGTCACTTCATCTTTTGACCTATTGCCTACCTTTATCCGCATGGCGGGCGGATCACTTAGTCCGGATTGGGAACTGGAAGGGCGTGACCTGATGCCATATTTGCGAGGCGATCGTGTAGGAGATCCGCATGCCACACTCGCCTGGCGTTTCAATGGATATAAGGGACGTAAAGCATTATTACATAGGGGTTGGAAATATATAAACTGGGAAGGCAGCGAGTCGCTTTTCCACATTGAATCTGATCCTTGCGAAAAGAAAAACTTAGCTAAACAGAATCCCAATAAGGTTGATACTATGCGCACAATGCTCTTAGCATGGGAAGCGAATGCTATGCAGCCGCTCTGGTGGTGGAATAAAGATTATGAGCGTAAGTATGCCCTGCCCCCTGAAGAGCTGTCATCTCTGCCAATTCACCTCACTGACAATGTAAATTAA
- a CDS encoding Gfo/Idh/MocA family oxidoreductase, with protein sequence MSVTFKIGICGAGQFAQCFIPLFKMHPGVSDVVLCDVDAARCKSSACKHGIQSMVEKFDDLLNSDIDAVAIFTPRHDHAEFSIKALKAGKHVYCAVPAAQTIDELQALINAVNETGLIYMMGETSYYYPASIYCRHRYKAGHLGDFVYGEGEYLHDMAHGFYSAYRHNGGTEWKKRAGFPPMLYPTHSTSMLVSVTGASLSRVSCLGYRDKHADGIFQKNANYWDNEFSNETALFRTTNGGMFRVNEFRRIGIGAGNSVRTSIFGTYGSFEQQSDSHIWSDINKKLYSLNELLDCDCHDKGTVEDGIQSDFFTGTAIVHPTDRLPDSFKGLRNGHYGSHHFLVDDFVRSLQTGYLPPNHVWAAAKYTIPGIIAHQSALKEGELIDIPELGEPPAQAEYLEKTLQTISEAGQKHIDSTAPDLTAVDMGEG encoded by the coding sequence ATGAGTGTAACATTTAAAATCGGGATTTGTGGTGCAGGACAATTTGCACAGTGCTTCATTCCACTGTTTAAGATGCATCCTGGGGTTAGCGACGTGGTGCTATGTGATGTCGATGCTGCGCGATGCAAGTCATCTGCATGCAAGCATGGAATTCAAAGTATGGTCGAAAAATTTGACGACTTATTGAACAGTGATATCGACGCTGTTGCCATCTTTACACCTAGACATGACCATGCGGAGTTCTCCATAAAAGCCTTGAAGGCAGGCAAGCATGTCTATTGCGCCGTACCTGCGGCACAAACGATTGATGAGCTTCAAGCTTTGATTAATGCTGTCAATGAAACCGGTCTGATCTACATGATGGGTGAAACCAGTTATTATTATCCAGCATCTATCTACTGTCGTCACCGTTATAAGGCAGGTCATCTTGGTGATTTTGTTTATGGTGAAGGTGAATATTTACACGATATGGCCCATGGTTTTTATAGCGCATATCGTCATAATGGTGGAACTGAATGGAAAAAGCGCGCAGGATTCCCCCCAATGCTATATCCAACACACTCGACGAGTATGTTAGTATCAGTTACGGGAGCTTCATTAAGTCGAGTGTCCTGCCTCGGATATCGAGATAAACATGCTGATGGGATTTTTCAGAAAAATGCTAACTACTGGGATAACGAATTCAGCAATGAAACAGCCCTCTTTCGTACAACTAACGGTGGTATGTTTCGAGTAAATGAATTTCGTCGAATTGGAATAGGAGCAGGCAACTCTGTTCGTACCAGTATCTTTGGTACTTACGGTAGTTTTGAGCAACAGTCTGATTCGCATATATGGTCTGATATCAACAAGAAGCTCTATTCCCTAAATGAGCTACTCGACTGTGATTGCCACGATAAGGGAACTGTCGAAGATGGTATCCAGTCTGATTTTTTTACTGGAACAGCCATCGTTCATCCTACGGATCGACTCCCCGACTCGTTCAAAGGATTACGAAATGGCCATTATGGCTCACATCATTTTTTAGTAGATGATTTTGTTAGGAGCTTACAGACTGGATATCTGCCTCCGAATCATGTCTGGGCTGCTGCCAAGTACACTATCCCCGGAATAATAGCGCATCAATCGGCGCTGAAGGAAGGTGAACTTATTGATATTCCTGAACTCGGAGAGCCACCGGCACAAGCAGAGTATTTGGAGAAAACGCTGCAAACTATATCTGAAGCTGGACAAAAACATATCGATTCAACTGCACCCGACCTTACAGCAGTTGATATGGGTGAAGGTTAA
- a CDS encoding type II secretion system protein, which translates to MPHRLIYNRGFTLVELLTTIAIVGVLTAILLPVIANVKEAAHNTKCASNLRQIGNASLNYIQENNSALPQLDYQYINVLFPYIYPEKAEDIPKIVGGQPFPEGLINTVFYCPSMDTTVVNSRSYAINNRIAELDFIETSNGETEANKWNLPVTLIEDPSKTAFFSDTYTTSNMSQTMWSSQAKALDRHGHLNVVFLDGHVEAVQPDEPRVQDKDSEFWIGKRKQHTN; encoded by the coding sequence ATGCCCCATAGATTGATATATAATAGAGGATTTACCCTTGTTGAGTTACTAACCACAATCGCGATTGTGGGCGTTCTCACAGCCATACTCCTGCCTGTAATTGCAAATGTAAAAGAGGCGGCGCATAACACTAAATGTGCGTCTAACCTTCGCCAAATTGGCAATGCTTCCTTAAACTATATTCAAGAGAACAATTCTGCACTTCCACAACTTGATTATCAATATATCAATGTTCTCTTTCCATATATTTATCCCGAAAAAGCAGAGGACATCCCAAAGATCGTTGGTGGTCAGCCCTTTCCCGAAGGCTTAATAAATACTGTATTTTACTGTCCATCCATGGACACCACAGTTGTTAATTCCCGCAGCTATGCGATCAATAACAGAATTGCTGAACTAGACTTCATCGAAACAAGCAACGGCGAAACAGAAGCAAACAAATGGAATCTGCCGGTCACCCTCATCGAAGATCCGTCAAAGACAGCTTTTTTCTCAGATACTTATACGACTAGTAACATGTCTCAAACAATGTGGTCATCGCAAGCCAAGGCCTTGGACCGCCATGGGCATTTAAACGTTGTTTTCCTCGATGGACATGTGGAAGCAGTCCAACCAGATGAACCGCGTGTCCAAGACAAGGATAGCGAATTCTGGATAGGTAAACGCAAGCAACACACCAACTAG